From a single Loigolactobacillus coryniformis subsp. coryniformis KCTC 3167 = DSM 20001 genomic region:
- a CDS encoding cation:proton antiporter, translating into MAFLGILCLILVTTLLAGHFSRKIGVPAVIGQLLVGIVLGPAILGWIQPSSFIHDFSEIGVILLMFMAGLESDIGLLRRYLRPGIWVALVGVVFPLSLVTLVSLWFHFSLLLAVFMGVIFTATSVSISVEVLRELKLLDSKEGTTILAAAVVDDVLSVVILSVFVSLSGENTGSNTPSLLVGFAEQILYFIGIYFVVKWIAPFLMHLSQRFLLGSAVTIMSLVVCLSMAYLADLIGLSAVVGSFFAGIAVGQTPYKAEIDHNVEPIGYAVFIPVFFVSIGLEMDFKGMSSALWFIVALTIVAILTKLIGGGLGARIAGFDLASSYTVGAGMVSRGEMALIIAQIGYQAKLIVPEYYSATIIVIVLTTLAAPFLLKHAAARQLAASK; encoded by the coding sequence ATGGCATTTTTAGGTATTTTATGTTTGATCTTGGTCACTACCTTATTAGCCGGACATTTTAGTCGCAAAATTGGCGTACCGGCGGTGATTGGCCAATTATTAGTTGGCATCGTCTTAGGACCGGCGATATTAGGCTGGATCCAGCCAAGCAGTTTTATCCATGATTTTTCCGAAATCGGTGTGATCTTATTGATGTTTATGGCTGGCTTGGAAAGTGACATCGGCTTGTTACGACGGTATTTACGGCCGGGCATCTGGGTTGCACTAGTTGGTGTTGTATTTCCGTTAAGTCTAGTGACTTTAGTCAGTCTTTGGTTCCATTTTTCGTTATTGCTGGCAGTTTTCATGGGTGTCATCTTCACGGCAACCTCGGTTTCGATCTCGGTGGAAGTTCTGCGTGAATTGAAATTGCTGGACAGTAAGGAAGGAACTACGATCTTAGCAGCAGCGGTAGTCGATGATGTTTTAAGCGTGGTTATTTTAAGTGTTTTTGTTAGCTTGAGCGGTGAAAACACTGGTAGCAATACGCCTAGCTTATTAGTGGGCTTCGCTGAACAGATTCTTTACTTTATTGGTATTTATTTCGTGGTCAAATGGATCGCGCCATTTTTGATGCATCTGTCGCAGCGCTTTTTACTTGGCTCAGCAGTAACGATCATGTCGCTAGTCGTTTGCTTAAGTATGGCGTATTTAGCGGATTTGATCGGTTTATCAGCAGTGGTTGGTTCGTTTTTCGCTGGTATTGCGGTTGGACAAACACCTTATAAAGCTGAGATTGATCACAACGTTGAGCCGATAGGGTATGCCGTTTTTATTCCGGTATTCTTTGTTAGCATTGGTTTAGAGATGGACTTTAAAGGGATGAGCTCGGCGCTGTGGTTTATTGTCGCACTGACAATTGTGGCGATTCTGACCAAATTAATTGGTGGTGGACTAGGTGCACGGATCGCTGGCTTCGATCTTGCTAGCAGTTACACGGTTGGTGCGGGGATGGTATCACGGGGCGAGATGGCCTTGATTATTGCACAGATCGGTTATCAGGCTAAACTGATCGTTCCTGAGTATTACTCGGCAACGATCATTGTTATCGTACTGACAACTTTAGCAGCACCATTTTTACTGAAACATGCGGCGGCACGACAGCTGGC